AGCACTTCCGCCATCGAATCCGTACAGCTGCCATACAACCCTTTATGCGGCGTAAAAATATGTGCGGGGATCAAGAGGCCCTGCAATTGATCGACACAGGCTTGTAATTCCCTAAGTGTTGTGTAGATACGCTGAGAACTTAACTGCACATTTTTGCAGCGTTCTGACAGCCACGCAGTAAATTGCTTCATTTCTTGCAGCTTCGGCAGATAAACGAGAAAATGAGCTGCACCACGCCTCGGCTCCTTGATTTCTACTTCGCACCCCAAGATTAGCAAGGTATCTTTGTAGGAAATTCCTCCATCCACCAGTTCAGTGGCTAATCCCTTTTCCAACAGATCTACCAGCTCATCCTGAACATCCGGCGAATGTGCATCAATAATCCCGATGACATCCATCCCTTTTTTATTTGAGGCTTCCTCCAAAATTTTGGTGAGTGTCATTTGACGAGAAGCCGTTATTTTCACAGGTTTACCCGTCCACGTACCACCGATGTGAATATGCATGTCGCAAAAATACGAAGTAAGCATGGTACTAGCCACGTTCACGCAGCATTCTGTTTTCCCAAGCAAACAATGCGACGACTGTCTTGGCATCACGAATTTCTCCACTTTGATGCAGGGCATGCGCCTCTTCCAGTGTCACTTCTAGCACGTCTACGAACTCATCCTCGTCCGGCTTGCTTTCTCCTTTTTTCAAACCAGTGGCCACAAAAACATGTAATATTTCATCCGCGAAGCCTGGCGATGTATAAAAAGAGCTGAGCGGTGTGTACTGACTCGCAACGTAACCCGTCTCTTCCTCCAGCTCACGCATTGCACATGCAAGCGGCTCTTCCCCTGGCTCCAGCTTTCCTGCTGGGATTTCCACGATCGTACGCTCCAACGGCTTGCGGAACTGTCGGACCACAACCATTTTGTTATCATCTGTGATCGGCAATACGGCAACCGCCCCTTGATGATTCACGATTTCTCGCTTGGCTGTGTTGCCATTGGGCAGAAGCACTTCATCCACCTTGACCTTAATAATTCTTCCGTCATAAATCGGTTGACTTGAAATGGTTTTTTCATATAAGTGATCATATTTATTCACTGTCGTCATCATCCTTTTTTCATAAAGTCGTTCTAAATCGTTGATTCCCTCCATAAGTTGGGAGCATAGAGCTTGTCCACCTTATTGTATCGGAGGAGATCATGTATGAAAACATATGTTAGCGAAAAGCAATTGCGTATGGTCGGGAAAGCTTGGGAGATCAAGGCTGCACTTCGTTCCTGGTCAAATAAAGACCTAACGCTTCAAGATTACTTAATGAAGCGGGCGAATGCGGGGCGCCGTTAACGGTGTGGACGATGTAGTCCAGACTGTTTGCCACAAAGTCGGCAGCCATCCATGCCGTCTGAAAAGGTGCAGGGTCCTCTTGCCAATTTCGACCCATCGTAGAAAAGGACAAGCCATACCCCTTTTCCAGTGCTGCCAGCTCTGACTGGTCCGGGACTTTTCCCTTTATGAAAATATGCTTCCCCGCAACTTCTATTGTTTTCATTTGCCGTGAAAGGACTTCATCTCTTTCATCCTCGAAAATCGGGATTGTAACCAGAGCAGGACAGAGAGCAAATCTGTTTACTATCGATACAGTATGATGACTGACACCGTAATGCCTGGTACGTGGGTCTCCAAAGCTGATTCTGGGAATAAAAAAGGGCGTTCCTCCGAGAGTGGATACGGCATGAATGACCTCAGCTAACTGAATTCCCGAGAAGCCATAAGGTGTACCCGTACCTGCTACCCCTGGTCCCAGCATACAAACAATGATATCAGCATGCTCTACATGGCGTGCTGCCAGCAAGCCACTATGAATCGTCAAAGACTCGCGATCTCCGCCCCACGCATGACCTGTCGTCACTGTCGCAGCCAAGCTCCCAGTTGCTTTTAATTGATGGACGTGCTGGCTCAAGGCAATCGGCAAAGATGCGCCGTCTGGCATGACATATACGATACGGGCATTTGGATTTTTTTTATGCAAAGCAAGGACTGCAACAGGCAGAAGACTGTGCAGTTCGCCAATCAAAACAGGGGTACCTTCCAAGGATAAATCTTCTTGCACAAACAAAGGGTGGTACGGGCTGGTCTGTTCTTCTACCGAATCAACCGCGAGCTGCCATGGCGAATAGCGCATTTTCATGACATGCCCCCACTCATTCGGAAGGACATCGGTTTCCTCTAATTGAGTAACCTTTCCTACGACAAAATGATATCCGCCTGTCCCCAATTCAAGTCGAACAGCGGTTGTATTGATCAAAAGTAAATCGCCACTTTTATAATCCTCCTGCAAAAAAGACAATACTCTCTCCATTTTGTATCCAGCAACCGATTCTGTCCGGACTTCGAGTATCTGCATCCCTGGTTGCTTTTCCAGAACTTTTTGGACCGTCCCCACCGCCAAACGGAGCACTCAGCTTCCCCCTTTCAGCCCTGCCTCGTCCCCGAGCTTTCTATTCAGTCTATGATAAACAGTGGTTGTCTCAATCATGCAAACGAGTAAGCGAACGATCAAAAAGGCCGGAACCCCTCGCATGGAGATTCCGACCCTCTTTGGTTACTCTTGTACTTCTGCAATAACAGCAAGCACCAGCTCTGCCGCTTTGTTCAGTTCAGCGATTGGCATACGCTCGTTTTTCGTATGGATTTCTTCATAGCCGATGGCAAAGTTTACGCTTGGCACGTTGTAGCCGTTAAATACGTTACCGTCGCTTCCGCCGCCGCTTGCAACCAGCTCAGGATTGCGGTCTACACGTTTAACTGCTGCAATCGCTTTTTGTACAACAGGCGTTTCTTCGTTGAATTTGTAGCCATGGTACATAAAAATAACGTCATTTTCGCAAGTCGCACCCATCTCGGCTGCCACTTCTTCAAATGCTGTCGTCATTTTCTTCACTTGCGCTTCCAGCTTGTCCATAACCAAGCTGCGAGCCTCGGACCAAATTTCCACATAATCCGTTACGATATTGTACGCTTTTCCGCCTTCAAAACGACCGATGTTTGCAGTTGTGTCCGCATCGATACGACCCAGTGGCATACGGGAAATTGCTTTACTAGCGACCGATATAGCACTGATGCCATCCTCTGGATTCACACCTGCATGCGCTGCTTTGCCGTGGATTTTGGTTACGATGCGATATTGTCCAGCACCAGCTACTGTAATTTTTCCAACTGGACCTTCCGAATCGAGGATGAAGCCCATTTCTGCTTTCAGCAGACTAGAATCCATTGCGCGGGAGCCTACAAGTCCTGACTCTTCTCCCACTGTCAATACGACTTGGATCGTTGGATGTGGCAAGTTTTGCTCTTTCATGCTGCGAATGCCTTCAAAGATCGCTGCGATTCCTGCTTTGTCATCCGCACCGAGGATCGTCGTTCCATCGGAATAAATGTAGCCATCGCGAATTTGTGGCTTGATTCCGTTTCCTGGTACAACCGTATCCATATGACTGCTAAACAAGATAACTGGACCTTTTCCAGTTCCCTCCAAGGTTGCGATCAGATTGTTGGCACCGTGTCCGGTTTTCGCTGCTGCGTCATCCTCTTCTACGGTAAAGCCCATCGCAATCAGTTTTTCTTTGAGCACCTTGTTGATCTCTGCTTCGTTCTTCGTTTCACTGTCAATTTGGACGAGCTCTAAAAATTCATTTAACAAACGCTCTTGGTTGATCGTACTCACACTCGTTACCTCCTGATCGTACTGCCCGATTTTGGTACATATTCACAAGTTCCAGTATACCGCAAAAAAATTTTTTCTACTACGTAAACGCCTATGATTCTTTCGGATATTGGCATAGCTCATACAAAACGCCATTCGCTGCCTTCGGATGCAAAAATCCAATCAACGCATCGTGTGCACCCGCTTTTGGGACCTCGTGAATAAGAGGTACACCTTGCTCTTTTAATGTGGCTAGACGACCCGTAACGTCATCTACATCAAAAGCAATGTGATGAATGCCTTCTCCACGTTTTTCCATAAATTTTGCTATCGGACTCTCATCACTCAACGGTTCTAGTAATTCAATATGACTTTCCCCGATCTTTAAAAATGCCACTTGTACTTGTTCGCTCTCTACGATTTCGGTTCCAACCAACTCCAATCCCAATTGCTCGGTATAAAAGGGAAGCGTCTTTTCCAAGCTTTTTACCGCAATGCCGATATGGGCAATTTTTTTCGGTGCGCTCACGAATCATCATCCTTTTGTAAGTGGTTGTCTCATTGGCTACATTTCGGTACAATTTCAGCATGGGCGAAAAAAGAAAGCCAATGATATCCTTTTCTTCATTCTAGCACAGCCACTTACAGAATCACCTGATAATTTCCTCTACCTTGAAAGGAGGTTTGATTAGAATGAGACACCAATCGCTCTTTGCAAAAATCCTGATCGGTATTCTAATACTCTCACTCATCGTTCCCACGTTTTTTTACTTTCAATAAACGAGTGACGATAAACAATGAAAACCCCTTTCCGACCGAAATGCGGAAAGGGGTTTTTCATTTGTACCAGCTCGTTTTTATTTATAAACGTATACGCTGGAAGTTTTCGCATCCCAGCCAACTTTGTAACCAAGATTATCCGTAACGGTACGGATTGGAATCATTGGCATGCCGTTTTTGAGGACAACAGGTGTTGGCAGTTGGATTTCCGTTTTGCCTACTTTTGCTGTTTTCGACCCAACTGTAAACTTCACAACTTTGGTTCCACTGATAACAGCAACACTTGTATTGTTCCATTGCGTAGTCAGTGCCAGTGCTTCTTTAAAGAATTGGGCTGGAACCATGGTCGTATTTCCATCAATGTAAGGAGCTACAGAGAGCGGATACGTTTTGCCATGCAGGCTGAAGTTTGCTGCATTTACTTTAAAGGAAGCCGAGTTTGCTGGAATAGCTGTCGATGGTTGTTGCGGCTGTTGTGGCGTTGGCGTTACAGGCTTTTGTTGAGCCGGGGAAGCCATACCTACACCAACAGCACGAGCAAACAGCAAG
This genomic stretch from Brevibacillus sp. DP1.3A harbors:
- a CDS encoding NUDIX domain-containing protein gives rise to the protein MNKYDHLYEKTISSQPIYDGRIIKVKVDEVLLPNGNTAKREIVNHQGAVAVLPITDDNKMVVVRQFRKPLERTIVEIPAGKLEPGEEPLACAMRELEEETGYVASQYTPLSSFYTSPGFADEILHVFVATGLKKGESKPDEDEFVDVLEVTLEEAHALHQSGEIRDAKTVVALFAWENRMLRERG
- a CDS encoding DUF3866 family protein gives rise to the protein MLRLAVGTVQKVLEKQPGMQILEVRTESVAGYKMERVLSFLQEDYKSGDLLLINTTAVRLELGTGGYHFVVGKVTQLEETDVLPNEWGHVMKMRYSPWQLAVDSVEEQTSPYHPLFVQEDLSLEGTPVLIGELHSLLPVAVLALHKKNPNARIVYVMPDGASLPIALSQHVHQLKATGSLAATVTTGHAWGGDRESLTIHSGLLAARHVEHADIIVCMLGPGVAGTGTPYGFSGIQLAEVIHAVSTLGGTPFFIPRISFGDPRTRHYGVSHHTVSIVNRFALCPALVTIPIFEDERDEVLSRQMKTIEVAGKHIFIKGKVPDQSELAALEKGYGLSFSTMGRNWQEDPAPFQTAWMAADFVANSLDYIVHTVNGAPHSPASLSNLEALGLYLTRNEVQP
- a CDS encoding M20/M25/M40 family metallo-hydrolase, producing MSTINQERLLNEFLELVQIDSETKNEAEINKVLKEKLIAMGFTVEEDDAAAKTGHGANNLIATLEGTGKGPVILFSSHMDTVVPGNGIKPQIRDGYIYSDGTTILGADDKAGIAAIFEGIRSMKEQNLPHPTIQVVLTVGEESGLVGSRAMDSSLLKAEMGFILDSEGPVGKITVAGAGQYRIVTKIHGKAAHAGVNPEDGISAISVASKAISRMPLGRIDADTTANIGRFEGGKAYNIVTDYVEIWSEARSLVMDKLEAQVKKMTTAFEEVAAEMGATCENDVIFMYHGYKFNEETPVVQKAIAAVKRVDRNPELVASGGGSDGNVFNGYNVPSVNFAIGYEEIHTKNERMPIAELNKAAELVLAVIAEVQE
- the mce gene encoding methylmalonyl-CoA epimerase, which codes for MSAPKKIAHIGIAVKSLEKTLPFYTEQLGLELVGTEIVESEQVQVAFLKIGESHIELLEPLSDESPIAKFMEKRGEGIHHIAFDVDDVTGRLATLKEQGVPLIHEVPKAGAHDALIGFLHPKAANGVLYELCQYPKES